The DNA region CCGCTCCGCCGGATGCCGAGATCGAGCTGGTGGGCCGCTTCGACCAGACCCCGCCAGCGGGCACCGTCCGCCCAGGATGCCTCCGGTCCGGCCAGATAGGTGATCCGTTGGTGGCCGAGCCGGGCCAGATGCTCGACCGCCTTGGTGGTCGCCTGGAGATTGTCCGCCGCTACCGACGGCACTTGGCTGACCAGCCGATTGAGGACCACCAACGGGACCGTCTTGGCGACGGCCAGGATCTGGGCGTCCGACAGGCGTGAGGAGGTGAGGATGATCCCGTCGGCCACCGAGCCGAGCCGTTGCAGCACCGACTGCTCGACGTCGCTGGACTCCTGCGTTTCGACCAGCAGCAGCTCATAGCCCTCGTGTCGGGCGGTCCGCTCGGCGCCTCGGATCATGCCGTAGAAGACCGGGTTGGTGATGTCGGCCACCACCATCGCCAACAGCCGGGTCGGCTCGGCGGAGGTCGATCGTTGTCTGCTCTCGGCGCGGTAGCCCAGCTCGGCTGCCACCCTGCGTACGTGTTCGGCAGTGCGGAAGCTCACCCGACCCGGTTTGGACAGGGCCCGCGAGACGGTGGACGGGGCCACGCCGGCGGCGGCCGCGACGTCGTAGATCGTGACCTGCTTGCCCTGCTCCTGGAGTCTGCGATCAGTCATGGTCTCGCTCGGGCTCGGGCCGCACACCGGTCATGGGTGGGGCCTCTCGGGGTGTGGGAGCGGATCTGGAAGGGGGTCGGGAGCAGGTCTGGCAATAACTGGCAAGTCGTTGCCGAGATCATCGCACGGCTGCCACCATCGCGGACGAGGAACGAGGAGGAGCGACAACTGATGTGGACACTGTCCGGGTTCGTGGATGAGATCGACGACGACTTCGCCGTCCAATGCCGGGTGGCGGCAGGTCTCGGTCTGAAATATGTGGAGATCAGGAGTGCGTGGGGCACCAACATCCTGGATCTCGACGATGACCAGCTCCGCCGATTGCGCGAGATCCTGGCCGAGCACGAGCTGCAGGTGTCGAGCATCGGCTCACCGATCGGCAAGATCGGTATCGGCGACGACTTCGAGCCGCACCTGGCACGGATGGTGCACGCCGTCGAGGTGGCCCAGCTGCTGCAGGCTCCCTATCTGCGGTTGTTCTCGTTCTTCATCCCCGTCGGGGACGACCCGGACTCCTACCGCGACGAGGTGCTGCGCCGGATGCGGGCGTTGGCCGATGTCGCCGAAGCCGGTGGCGTGATCGCGGTGCACGAGAACGAGAAGGAGATCTACGGCGACATCCCGCGGCGCTGCCTCGACATCGTCACCACGGTCGACTCCCCGAATCTCCGGCTGGCCTGGGATCCGGCCAACTTCGTGCAGTGCGGGGTCGCGCCCTTCACCGACGGGTACGCCGACTTGCGGCCGCACACCGTCTATATCCAGATCAAGGACGCTCTGTTCGCCGATTCCTCGGTGGTGGTCGCCGGCGTCGGCGACGGCCAGGTCGCGGAGACGATCCGGGCCCTGCGGGCCGACGGATTCGACGGGTTCTTCTCTCTCGAGCCGCATCTCGGCACCCAGAACTCCCTGGGTGGTTTCTCCGGTGCGGACCTGTGGGCGGGAGCCCACGAAGCGTTCACCCGGCTCCTCCGCGCAGAAGGGATCGCGTACGCATGACCACGTCCAGTCAGCAGTCCGCCCAGCCGGATCGGCGCCGGATCGCCCTGGTAGGGGCCGGTGTCATCGGGCGGCACCATGCCCGGGTGATCGGCGAGCTGGCCGACCGGCTCGAGCTGGTTGCGGTGATCGACCCGGCCACCGAGCTGGCCCAGCAGCTCGTCGACACCTATGGCGGCAAACCGTTCGCCAGCCTTGCCGAGGCGCTGAACGGTGCCGAGGTGGATCTGGTAGCGATCTGCACGCCGACCGGAAACCATGGCCCGGCGGCGATCGAGGCGCTGCGGGCCGGCAAGGACGTGATCATCGAGAAACCGGCGGAGATCACCGTCGAACGAACCGACGAGATCATCGCGGCGCAGCGGGCGACCGGACGGCTGGTCAGTGTCATCTCCCAGCATCGCTTCGATCCGTCGACCGAGGTGGCGGTCGCGGCGATCGCCCGCGGCGAGCTGGGCAGGCTGACCAGCGGGATCGCCTCGATCGACTGGTGGCGCGGCCAGAGCTACTACGACTCCGGCGCCTGGCGCGGCACCTGGGAGCTCGACGGCGGTGGTGCCTTGATGAATCAGGGTGTGCACACCATCGACCTGCTGGTCGCCACCTTGGGGCGGCCGGTGGAGGTCTTCGCTTACACCGGGACGCTCGCCCACGAACGGATCGAGGTCGAGGACGTCGCCGTCGGTGTGGTGCGATTCGAGAACGGCGCGCTCGGGGTGCTGCATGCCACCACCGCCGCGTACCCGGGGATGAGTGCTCGGCTGCAGGTGCACGGTGACCGGGGCTCGCTGGTGATCGACAACGACCTGCTGACCTTCATCCACCGCACGCCGACCGACGGCGGGGCAGCTGAGCGGGCGTACGGGGACCCCAACGCCGATCTCAACCAGGTCGGCGAATTCCCTGCGGCCGCGACACCGGTCCAGACGGCGGGCGCCGACCCGGGTGCCCTCGGCGTTGCCGCCCATCTCCGTCAGTACGAGAACGTGCTGGCTGCCCTGGACGGGACCGAAGAGCTCCGAGTCGACCTGGAGGTGAACCGCCAGGCGATCGCCATCATCACCGGCGTCTACGAGTCGGCTCGAACGGGTCGGCCTGTGAAGCTGTCATGACTGTGGCCAACTGTCGCGCTTCGCTCTCTGGGGCCAGGCTCTCGGTCAACCCGATCCCGTACTGGGCCAAGGCGGGCCGCACCAAAGAGGTGCTGGACGCGGCCTTCGCAGAGTTGTCGGCGATCGGTTTCACCGCCGTGAAGGCCGATGTGCCGGACGGGATGACTCCTGGTGACTACCTCGACTGGCTCGGTGGCTACGGCCTCTCGCCGGCGGTCAGTCTGTTCAACTCGGCGTTCGACGAGACGATCGACATCGCCGCGGAGTCCGAGCGGGCCAAGCGGTTCGCGGCCGTGCAGCTGGAGCTGGGACTGGATCGCACGATGGTGAGCTCGGTGGCGATTCCGGCTCGCCTCGAACGACCTGCCGTCGGGGCCGATTTCAATGCCGACCGGTTGGCGTTGGCGATCGAGAACTGCGGGGTGATCTGCCAGGTCCTGCAGTCGGACGGATTGCGTCCGCTGCACCATTCCCATGTCGGTGGGGTGTTCGAGACCGAGCAGGAGATCAACACACTGCTCGATGAGCTGGGCCCGGACGTGATCGGCGTCGGCCCCGACACCGGTCACCTGCGCTGGGCGGGGGTCGATCCGGCAGCCTTCATCGCGCGCTACGCCGATCGGGTCGGCGCGCTGCACCTGAAGGACTGCTTCGGTGATCATCTCGATGGTCGCGGCGGGGAGGCGAGTTATCGCGAACTCGCCGACACGAAGCGGCTTTGGGCCGAGCCAGGGCTTGGAGTGATCGACTTCGCTGCGGTGCTGGCCGCCCTGCCGGCCGACTTCGACGGGGACCTGATGATCGAGGTCGATGAGCCGAGCGTGGCCACCCCGCGTGAGTCCCAGCAACTCTCGTACGACTGGGCCCTCCGCAACCTGTCGGCAGCCTGACCGGATCTGCTCGATCTTGTCGGCTTTGCTCGGTCTGCAGATAGAGCGAAGCCGACAAACCCGAGCAGCAACGGTGGGCGGGGGTAGTTGATCAGGCCAGAACGTCGACCTGGTCGCCGAGGCGGATCACGCCGTACGGGGCTTCGGGGATCAGGTTCATCGCGAACAGCAGCTTCTGGCCGAATCGGCGGTGCCGGGCCAGGGTGACCAACGGCTCCTTCGTACGCCGGGCCGTGTCGGGATCGACGGTGGTCAAGACGCAGCGGGCGCAGGGCTTCACCACCCGGAAAGTGACCTCGCCGACCCGGACCCGTCGCCACGAATCCTCGGCAAACGGGTCGGCGCCACGGATCACCAGACTCGGTCGGAAGCGGGTCATCGGCAGTGGTCCGTCGGCGGCGTGCCGACCCGCGGCGATCCAGGCGTTCAGCTGGGCCAGGGACTCCTCGGCCGCCAGCAGCAGCGGGTAGCCGTCGGCGAAGGAGACGACATCGCCGGGTTCGGCGTAGCGGGGATCGACCGGTCGTCGGCGGGGATCATCGAGATAGACCAGCCGCAGCGGTCGGCCGGTCACCTCGGTCAACCACGCGGCCGCATCCCGGTCCGCCTCGCGGGCGACCAGCCGGTCGTCCCAGATCTCCACGTCAACCAAGGGCGCGGCCGTCGGCCGGACGACCTCCAGTTCAGGCATTCCCGGAGCGGACAGCCGCAGCCCTTGCTCGGTGAGCAGCGGGGTGACCAGCACGAGCCGGTTGACTTCACGCGCGGTGACGACCTCGCCGGTCGGGTCGATCACCATCCATCGGCGATCTCCGAGCAGACCCCACGGCTCCACCCGGCCGGACTCAAGCTGCTCACCGCGGCACGATTTCACCGGATAACGGCGAATGTCGGTGAGCTGAATCGAGCCCAAGCTCAGTCCACGATCGAGTCGATGCTGCGCTGCACGATGAGCGGATCGGCCGAGTAGACGACGGAGGTGTCCTTGTCGTCGTAGTCGAACTGGTTCAAGAAGAAGCGCATCGCGTTGATTCGGGCTCGCTTCTTGTCGTTGCTCTTGATCGAGGTCCAGGGCGCGAAGTCGGTGTCGGTACGCAGCACCATCGCCTCCTTCGCCTCTCCGTAGAAGTCCCACTTGTCCAGCGACTCCAGGTCCATCGGGGACAGCTTCCAGCGGCGTACCGGGTCGATCTGCCGGATCGCGAACCGGGTGCGCTGCTCGGACTGGGTCACCGAGAACCAGAACTTGGTCAGCAGGAAGCCGCTGTCGACCAGCATCTCCTCGAACAGCGGTGCCTGGTGCAGGAACTGCTCGTACTGCCGGTCGCTGCAGAAACCCATCACCCGCTCGACCCCGGCGCGGTTGTACCAGGACCGGTCGAACAGCACGATCTCGCCGGCCGTCGGCAGGTGGGTGATGTAACGCTGGAAGTACCACTGACCCAGCTCGGTCTCGGTCGGCTTGGTCAGCGCGACCACCCGCGCGGCACGCGGATTCAGATGCTCCATGAACCGCTTGATCGTGCCTCCCTTGCCGGCCGCGTCGCGGCCCTCGAACAAGATCACGATCCGGCTGCCGGTGTCCTGCACCCAGTACTGCAGTTTCAGCAGTTCGATCTGCAGCGCGTACTTCTCCTGCTCGTAGATCTCGCGCTCCATCCGCTCGTCGTACGGATAGTCCTCTCGCCAGGTCTCGACCGGATCGCCGCCCGGATCGATCAGGTCGGGGTCAGAGCCATGCTCATCGTGCCGGACCGTGTAGCCGTCATGGAGCAGATGGTCGAGGTACTCGCGGAAGTTCTCTCGAATGATCACGGGGTCAGTATCGACCTGCCGGGCGAACAATGGGTTAACGGGTCCCCGGCGCTCAGTCTCCGGTCGTCAGCTTTCCGCAGTCACGGACAGCATCGCTGGTCTGATCCGCAGACCGGGAGTTGTGAATGTGACGTGTCTCCCTCGGTGGTAACGAAGAGGGTGGACAGTCGAATAGCCGAATACGGAGGTCGAAATGTCGGAAGCCGTGCTGTTGGTGGGCACCAAGAAGGGTCTGTGGGTCGGGCGCAGCGACGAGAGCCGGCGACGCTGGCAGTTCGATGCGCCGCAGTTCTTGATGGACGGCATCTATGCCACCTGTGTCGACACCAGCGGTGACCGTCCGCGGCTGTTCGTGGGCGGCACGAGCGAGCACTGGGGACCAGGGGTCTATCGTTCCGACGATCTCGGCCACAGCTGGACCGAGACCCAGGGTGCGGCGGTGCGTTTCCCGGCCGATGTCGGCTCCAGCGTGGAGCGCGTCTGGCAGATCCAGCCCAGCGCAGCCGAGAAGGATGTGGTGTGGGTCGGTACGCAGCCGTCGGCGCTGTTTCGGTCCGAGGACCGCGGCGAGTCCTTCGAGCTGGTCCGATCGTTGTGGGATCACCCGCATCGCCCGGAGTGGGGCGCTGGGTTCGGCGGCCAGGCCATTCACACGATCGTGCCGGATCCCACCGACCGGGATCGGCTGACGGTCGCCATGTCCACCGGAGGGGTCTATCGCACCGAGGACGGCGGGCAGTCCTGGAGTCCGCACAACACCGGGATCAAGGCGTACTTCTTCCCCGATCCTTGGCCGGAGTTCGGGCAGTGCGTGCACAAGGTCGCCGCGCACCCGGACCGGCCGGAGCTGATGTACGCCCAGAACCACCACGGCGTGTACCGCTCCGAGGACGGCGGCTCGACCTGGACCTCGATCGCTGACGGCTTGCCGGCCGATTTCGGCTTTCCGATCGTGGTCCACCCACACGATCCAGAGACGGTGTTCGTCTTTCCGCTGATCGCCGACAGCGCCCGGATCCCGCCGGACGGCAAGGCGCGGGTCTGGCGATCCACCGATGCGGGCCGGACCTGGAGCGAGTCGGCCAGCGGTCTGCCGGACGCCTTCTACGCCGCGGTGATGCGCGATGCGATGGCGGCCGACAACGCGGACCAGACCGGGCTCTACTTCGGTGCGCGCGACGGGTCGGTCTGGGCCAGCACCGACGACGGGGAGTCCTGGTCGGAGGTCGCCCGACATCTACCCGATGTGCTGTGTGTCCGGGCCGCCGTGGTGTGAGTCCGGGGACCTGGCTGTGCCGAGGATTTGTGCGGCCGCGAACGCGGCGTCGGCTCCGTACCCGTCATCGAGAAGGGAGTGGCTCAGCTCGTCGGAAAGCCCGTAGGTCTTGCGCCCGCGGACCACGGATGATCACGGACTAGGCGGAAAGCCTGTACGTCTTGCGCCCGCGGGCCGAAGACGACCGCGGATTGAGCCCACCCGCACCGCAGCGAAGCGTCCGCAGACTGTCAGTGGTGCGCGAGAAGGTAGGAGTCCACAGGTTGTACCACCCAAGGAGGCATCCATGCCTGGCAATCCACCGCCCTTCGACAACGAGACCGACGGTCTGCTGCTCTATCTCGTGCAGCAGCGCGATGGCCTGCGCTTCGCGGCGTACGGGCTGACCGAGGAGCAACTCCGATTGAAGGCCACCCCGGCCAGCGCGCTGACCGTCGGCGGACTGCTCAAACACGCCACGGTGACAGAGCGCGGCTGGGTCGACCTGATCGCCGGGAAGGCCGCCGACAAGACCGAGGAGGAGTACGGTTCCGACTTCATCGTCGGACCCGACGAGAGTCTCGAGTCGCTGCTCGAACTGCAGGCGGTCACGGCTGCTCACACCGAAGAGGTCGTCCGTGGCCTACCCAGCCTGGATGTGGCGGTCCAACTGCCGGAGGCACCGTGGTATCCACAGAATGCCGCTGGCTACTCGGCACGCTGGATCCTGCTGCACCTGATCGAGGAGGTCGCACGACATGCGGGCCATGCCGACATCGTCCGTGAGCACATCGACGGAGCGACGATGTATGAGCTGATGGCCGGTGCGGAAGGTTGGCCGGCCACCGAGTGGCTCTCGCCATGGCAGCCACCCGATCGGGAGTGACCGAGGACATCGGGTGATTCGGGTATCCAGGGTGACCAGAGACACAGGCCGCCGACAGGGAGTAAGGATAGCCTTATTGCATGGCAGATCGTCCACGCAAACCACGTCAGTCCCGCTCCGCCACCGTGCTCCGCAAGGAATGGCTCAGCCCAGGGATGGTCCGACTCTATTTCGGTGGTGAGGACCTGCGTGCCCTGCCGGAGCTGACCTTCACCGACCACTATGTGAAGCTGCTGTTCGCGCCGGCCGGTGCCGACTATCGCTGGCCGTTCGATCCGGAGGGGATCCGGAGCGAGCGGCCGGCCGAGGAGTGGCCGGTCACCCGCACCTACACCATCCGCTCGTTCGACCCAGCGACCGCGGAGCTGGCGATCGATTTCGTCGTGCACGGGGACGCCGGTCTGGCAGGTCCTTGGGCCGCGAACGTGGAGCCGGGGGAGAGCATCGGCTTTTTCGGTCCGGGTGGTGCGTACGCGCCAGACCCCGGAGCCCCCCGGCACCTGCTGGTCGGTGATGAAGCAGCCCTGCCCGCTGTTGCCGCAGCTCTCGATGCCTTGCCGGAGGACGCGGCCGTCGACGTGTTCATCGAGGTTGCCGATGCTGCCCACGAGATCCCGCTGCGAGAGACGTCGGCGACCACGTTGACCTGGGTGCATCGTGGCGACCAGCCGTACGGAGAGCCGTTGGCCGGCGCGGTGCGGACCAATTGGGTGCCAGGGGACGGCGCCCAGGTGTTCGTCCATGGCAACGCCGATCTGGTCAAGGATCTGCGTCGATTCCTGTTCGTCGACCACCGCCACGACCGGCGGCTGGTGTCAATCTCGGGCTATTGGCGGACCGGGCTCAACGAGGATGGCTGGCAGGGGTCCAAGCGCGACTTCAACGAGCAGATGGAGAAAGAGGAGCAAGCGGCCCTGATCTGACCTGACCCGCCCTGAGCTGACCGGCGCCGAGCTGACCGGCACTGCTGTGACAGATGTGACCAGCGCGTCACAGATGACGGGTATCGTCACGGCCTGGAGTGCCCGCAGTGGGAGATGAGGAACCGATGAGCAGCAAGGTCGCCGACTGGCGTACCAGCCACGTGCCCGGCCGTTGGCCAGTGTTGATGGGGCCGTCCAGCCTGGTCATCGTCAGCCCGGCCACCGATGCCGATCTGAGTGCGCTGTGGGAGAAAGTGACCGGGGCCGCATCGATGGCTGAACTGGTCTCGGCACTGGCGGTGATCGGTCCGGATGCCAGCCCTGACCTGGTCGCCATGTTCTGGTCGCCCAGCGGGATGCGATCGCTGGTCCGTGGCAATGTGCGTTTGCTGGATCCTGGGTCGGCGGAGGTGATCGCCGATGGCGCCGGGATGGTCACCTGGCGCGAGGTGGGTCTCGCCGATCGCACCCAGATCGAGATCGACCTGGGTGCCGGGCCGGTGGGCGACCGCGGGCTCCCTCTGGTGATCGGCGCCGTACGGGCCGGGGCTGTCCGGATCGAGGCCGGTGCGGGCGCGGCGGTGATCTCCCCGCAGGCGACGGCGATCGAGCAGACGATCCCACCCGATCAGCTCGGCGGCTGGACGGACCCTGACCATTCGCTGCTCGAGTCGTCCGAGCTGGATCTCGTCGCCTCTGGAGCCATGTGGCCGCCAACGGACTGGAATCCGTTCGCGTCATTGTCGGCCGAGGACGATCTCGAGTCGCCCGTCGGGCCGGCCTTCACCCGCAAGACCGAGCCGCCGACTGCCGACGTCGCGTCGACGGCGGTCTTCAAAGAGGACCCAGGCCTCTTCGGGGAGCGGGGAGTCGTCGAGGCGCTGGCACCGGCTGTTCCCGATGAGGGAGCCGTGCTGGTCCAGGCCGCGTTGTGTCTGTCCGGTCATCCGAACCCGCCGTATGCGGATCGTTGTCCGCTGTGTGACTCGCCGGTTCCACCCCAGTCGCCGCAGCTGGTGGCTCGGCCGGTGCTCGGCATCCTGCGATCCCCGGATGGCACCAGTGTCGCGATCGATCGGCCGATCCTGGTCGGGCGCGCGCCCGTGTTGCGCGACGACCTGCCGGAGGCCCCGTCGTTGATGCGGGTGCCGAGCCCTGGGCAGGACATCAGCCGTACGCATT from Microlunatus phosphovorus NM-1 includes:
- a CDS encoding FHA domain-containing protein, whose protein sequence is MSSKVADWRTSHVPGRWPVLMGPSSLVIVSPATDADLSALWEKVTGAASMAELVSALAVIGPDASPDLVAMFWSPSGMRSLVRGNVRLLDPGSAEVIADGAGMVTWREVGLADRTQIEIDLGAGPVGDRGLPLVIGAVRAGAVRIEAGAGAAVISPQATAIEQTIPPDQLGGWTDPDHSLLESSELDLVASGAMWPPTDWNPFASLSAEDDLESPVGPAFTRKTEPPTADVASTAVFKEDPGLFGERGVVEALAPAVPDEGAVLVQAALCLSGHPNPPYADRCPLCDSPVPPQSPQLVARPVLGILRSPDGTSVAIDRPILVGRAPVLRDDLPEAPSLMRVPSPGQDISRTHLLVSPDDWEIRLTDLHSTNGTTIVRPGAGTDRLKLRPGEPLAVLVGTLVELGDGVSVLVDGPPRPD
- a CDS encoding Gfo/Idh/MocA family protein, which produces MTTSSQQSAQPDRRRIALVGAGVIGRHHARVIGELADRLELVAVIDPATELAQQLVDTYGGKPFASLAEALNGAEVDLVAICTPTGNHGPAAIEALRAGKDVIIEKPAEITVERTDEIIAAQRATGRLVSVISQHRFDPSTEVAVAAIARGELGRLTSGIASIDWWRGQSYYDSGAWRGTWELDGGGALMNQGVHTIDLLVATLGRPVEVFAYTGTLAHERIEVEDVAVGVVRFENGALGVLHATTAAYPGMSARLQVHGDRGSLVIDNDLLTFIHRTPTDGGAAERAYGDPNADLNQVGEFPAAATPVQTAGADPGALGVAAHLRQYENVLAALDGTEELRVDLEVNRQAIAIITGVYESARTGRPVKLS
- a CDS encoding sugar phosphate isomerase/epimerase family protein, which gives rise to MTVANCRASLSGARLSVNPIPYWAKAGRTKEVLDAAFAELSAIGFTAVKADVPDGMTPGDYLDWLGGYGLSPAVSLFNSAFDETIDIAAESERAKRFAAVQLELGLDRTMVSSVAIPARLERPAVGADFNADRLALAIENCGVICQVLQSDGLRPLHHSHVGGVFETEQEINTLLDELGPDVIGVGPDTGHLRWAGVDPAAFIARYADRVGALHLKDCFGDHLDGRGGEASYRELADTKRLWAEPGLGVIDFAAVLAALPADFDGDLMIEVDEPSVATPRESQQLSYDWALRNLSAA
- the ppk2 gene encoding polyphosphate kinase 2, whose protein sequence is MFARQVDTDPVIIRENFREYLDHLLHDGYTVRHDEHGSDPDLIDPGGDPVETWREDYPYDERMEREIYEQEKYALQIELLKLQYWVQDTGSRIVILFEGRDAAGKGGTIKRFMEHLNPRAARVVALTKPTETELGQWYFQRYITHLPTAGEIVLFDRSWYNRAGVERVMGFCSDRQYEQFLHQAPLFEEMLVDSGFLLTKFWFSVTQSEQRTRFAIRQIDPVRRWKLSPMDLESLDKWDFYGEAKEAMVLRTDTDFAPWTSIKSNDKKRARINAMRFFLNQFDYDDKDTSVVYSADPLIVQRSIDSIVD
- a CDS encoding DinB family protein, yielding MPGNPPPFDNETDGLLLYLVQQRDGLRFAAYGLTEEQLRLKATPASALTVGGLLKHATVTERGWVDLIAGKAADKTEEEYGSDFIVGPDESLESLLELQAVTAAHTEEVVRGLPSLDVAVQLPEAPWYPQNAAGYSARWILLHLIEEVARHAGHADIVREHIDGATMYELMAGAEGWPATEWLSPWQPPDRE
- a CDS encoding WD40/YVTN/BNR-like repeat-containing protein is translated as MSEAVLLVGTKKGLWVGRSDESRRRWQFDAPQFLMDGIYATCVDTSGDRPRLFVGGTSEHWGPGVYRSDDLGHSWTETQGAAVRFPADVGSSVERVWQIQPSAAEKDVVWVGTQPSALFRSEDRGESFELVRSLWDHPHRPEWGAGFGGQAIHTIVPDPTDRDRLTVAMSTGGVYRTEDGGQSWSPHNTGIKAYFFPDPWPEFGQCVHKVAAHPDRPELMYAQNHHGVYRSEDGGSTWTSIADGLPADFGFPIVVHPHDPETVFVFPLIADSARIPPDGKARVWRSTDAGRTWSESASGLPDAFYAAVMRDAMAADNADQTGLYFGARDGSVWASTDDGESWSEVARHLPDVLCVRAAVV
- a CDS encoding siderophore-interacting protein → MADRPRKPRQSRSATVLRKEWLSPGMVRLYFGGEDLRALPELTFTDHYVKLLFAPAGADYRWPFDPEGIRSERPAEEWPVTRTYTIRSFDPATAELAIDFVVHGDAGLAGPWAANVEPGESIGFFGPGGAYAPDPGAPRHLLVGDEAALPAVAAALDALPEDAAVDVFIEVADAAHEIPLRETSATTLTWVHRGDQPYGEPLAGAVRTNWVPGDGAQVFVHGNADLVKDLRRFLFVDHRHDRRLVSISGYWRTGLNEDGWQGSKRDFNEQMEKEEQAALI
- a CDS encoding MOSC domain-containing protein is translated as MGSIQLTDIRRYPVKSCRGEQLESGRVEPWGLLGDRRWMVIDPTGEVVTAREVNRLVLVTPLLTEQGLRLSAPGMPELEVVRPTAAPLVDVEIWDDRLVAREADRDAAAWLTEVTGRPLRLVYLDDPRRRPVDPRYAEPGDVVSFADGYPLLLAAEESLAQLNAWIAAGRHAADGPLPMTRFRPSLVIRGADPFAEDSWRRVRVGEVTFRVVKPCARCVLTTVDPDTARRTKEPLVTLARHRRFGQKLLFAMNLIPEAPYGVIRLGDQVDVLA
- a CDS encoding LacI family DNA-binding transcriptional regulator; this translates as MTDRRLQEQGKQVTIYDVAAAAGVAPSTVSRALSKPGRVSFRTAEHVRRVAAELGYRAESRQRSTSAEPTRLLAMVVADITNPVFYGMIRGAERTARHEGYELLLVETQESSDVEQSVLQRLGSVADGIILTSSRLSDAQILAVAKTVPLVVLNRLVSQVPSVAADNLQATTKAVEHLARLGHQRITYLAGPEASWADGARWRGLVEAAHQLDLGIRRSGPHQPNPAGGREAASAWLAHPTSGVVAYNDLIAIGFIREISQAGIQVPEQVSIIGFDNIRDTELVVPPLTTVVAPLVSLGSAAVRHLLKISMLPARTDESVVLPARLVIRASTGPAPA
- a CDS encoding sugar phosphate isomerase/epimerase family protein translates to MWTLSGFVDEIDDDFAVQCRVAAGLGLKYVEIRSAWGTNILDLDDDQLRRLREILAEHELQVSSIGSPIGKIGIGDDFEPHLARMVHAVEVAQLLQAPYLRLFSFFIPVGDDPDSYRDEVLRRMRALADVAEAGGVIAVHENEKEIYGDIPRRCLDIVTTVDSPNLRLAWDPANFVQCGVAPFTDGYADLRPHTVYIQIKDALFADSSVVVAGVGDGQVAETIRALRADGFDGFFSLEPHLGTQNSLGGFSGADLWAGAHEAFTRLLRAEGIAYA